One Nitrospina watsonii DNA segment encodes these proteins:
- a CDS encoding cyclase family protein, with protein sequence MLALGSRRYGLAAVVLILAGACTHASPGPETPRWVDLTHPFDETTIYWPTSKPFALSTVHKGPAGGGYWYEANNFEAAEHGGTHIDAPVHFAKDRWAVDAIPLDRLIAPGIRVDVSGRVQDNADYLISRADFIEWEARHGRIEAGSIVLVRTGWEARWPDKKRYLGTDTTGDTANLHFPGFHEDAARFLTQERNVAAVGLDTASLDFGQSTEFKAHRVFGAANVPGFENLTQLGTLPVRGFRVIALPMKIGGGSGAPLRIIAEIP encoded by the coding sequence ATGCTCGCTTTAGGGTCCCGGCGTTACGGACTGGCGGCGGTCGTCCTGATTCTCGCCGGTGCCTGCACTCACGCCTCCCCCGGTCCGGAGACGCCGCGCTGGGTGGACCTGACGCATCCGTTTGACGAAACCACCATTTACTGGCCCACCAGCAAGCCGTTCGCGCTGTCAACGGTGCACAAGGGTCCGGCTGGCGGCGGCTACTGGTACGAAGCCAACAATTTTGAAGCGGCGGAGCACGGCGGCACCCACATCGACGCGCCGGTGCACTTCGCCAAAGATCGCTGGGCCGTGGACGCCATCCCGCTCGACCGCCTGATCGCCCCCGGCATCCGGGTCGATGTCAGCGGTCGTGTTCAGGACAACGCGGATTACCTGATCTCGCGTGCCGATTTCATAGAGTGGGAAGCCCGACACGGTCGCATCGAAGCCGGGTCCATCGTGCTGGTGCGCACCGGATGGGAGGCCCGCTGGCCGGACAAAAAACGGTATCTCGGCACCGACACAACCGGAGACACGGCGAATCTGCATTTTCCCGGATTCCATGAAGACGCCGCGCGTTTTCTGACCCAGGAAAGGAACGTGGCCGCCGTGGGGCTGGATACGGCCAGTCTCGACTTCGGTCAGTCCACAGAGTTCAAGGCACACCGCGTGTTCGGCGCCGCCAACGTGCCGGGTTTCGAGAACCTGACGCAATTGGGCACCCTGCCCGTGCGCGGGTTCCGCGTCATCGCCTTGCCCATGAAAATCGGCGGCGGCAGCGGCGCGCCGTTGCGCATCATCGCTGAAATTCCGTAA
- a CDS encoding formylglycine-generating enzyme family protein, which yields MKSVKSVLKNWGFVCSFLMLAASPVHAETDARENMALIPEGEFVMGSMRSLLELDPTALFQHDRHMLGPEDPAHDVYLKAYYIDVYEVTNAQYAEFMKATHPKKEPRYWNDAKFNQPKQPVVGVTWKDAQAYCHWRNKRLPTEAEWEKAAKGKRPVKYPWGNTAPTVEQANFDNTVGKTTPVGSYEAGKSDFGVYDLSGNVAEWVQDWHQPEYYLFSPKENPPGPERGMYKVIRGGHWHNNSEDVRLSYRNATVPTLRQDSVGFRCAADVTAADAPETSTPKSASNNNRE from the coding sequence ATGAAATCCGTAAAATCCGTTTTAAAAAACTGGGGCTTTGTCTGTTCATTTTTGATGCTGGCGGCCAGCCCGGTGCATGCCGAAACCGATGCCCGCGAGAACATGGCCCTCATCCCTGAGGGGGAGTTTGTGATGGGCAGCATGCGTTCGCTGCTGGAACTCGACCCCACCGCCCTCTTCCAACACGACCGCCACATGCTGGGGCCGGAAGACCCGGCACACGACGTGTACCTGAAGGCGTATTACATCGATGTGTATGAAGTCACCAACGCCCAGTACGCGGAATTCATGAAAGCCACCCATCCCAAAAAAGAACCGCGCTACTGGAACGACGCGAAGTTCAACCAGCCAAAGCAACCGGTGGTCGGGGTGACGTGGAAGGACGCGCAGGCCTATTGCCATTGGCGGAACAAACGCCTGCCGACGGAAGCGGAATGGGAAAAGGCGGCGAAGGGCAAGCGCCCGGTCAAATACCCCTGGGGCAATACCGCGCCGACTGTGGAACAGGCGAACTTCGACAACACCGTGGGCAAGACCACGCCCGTCGGCAGCTACGAGGCGGGCAAATCGGATTTCGGCGTGTACGATTTATCCGGCAATGTCGCCGAGTGGGTGCAGGACTGGCATCAACCGGAATACTACCTGTTCTCACCGAAGGAAAATCCACCGGGCCCGGAGCGCGGCATGTACAAGGTCATTCGCGGCGGCCACTGGCATAACAACAGCGAAGACGTGCGCCTCAGTTACCGCAACGCCACCGTGCCCACCTTGCGTCAGGACTCGGTCGGCTTCCGCTGCGCGGCGGACGTGACCGCTGCGGACGCCCCGGAAACGAGCACGCCCAAATCGGCTTCCAATAATAACCGGGAATAA
- the coaBC gene encoding bifunctional phosphopantothenoylcysteine decarboxylase/phosphopantothenate--cysteine ligase CoaBC yields MSSLLAGKKVVLAVSGGIAAYKAVELLRLLVKAGAEVYVVMTENAKQFITPLTFEALSGRPVYHRIFDSDRSASMEHIRAAEDAELMVVAPATANTIGKMANGLADDPLSTLYAAFAGAVIVAPAMNDQMWANDAVQDNLRKLKMRGIGMVEPEAGELACGVIGQGRLAEPAMIFDAIQKHLAQAEDWTGRRLLVTAGPTREPIDPVRFITNHSSGKMGYAIAEAARKRGAVVTLISGPTSLDAPAGVEVIPCQRASEMRDRVLERFGECDVLVMTAAVGDFAPADIHKEKIKKSGDQPLLLNLQPTPDILKEVAAHKTHQTVVGFAAESENVVQSALGKLQRKHLDLIVANDISAPGIGFQSDFNQVQLIRGADAIEVLPRLTKREVAGILLDRIRDLMPPARGSA; encoded by the coding sequence GTGAGTTCTCTTTTGGCAGGCAAGAAAGTCGTGTTGGCGGTTTCCGGCGGCATCGCTGCGTACAAGGCGGTCGAGTTGCTGCGCCTGCTGGTCAAAGCCGGTGCGGAGGTGTACGTGGTGATGACGGAAAACGCCAAGCAGTTCATCACGCCGCTGACCTTCGAGGCGTTGTCGGGCCGTCCCGTGTATCACCGGATTTTTGACTCCGATCGGTCGGCGTCGATGGAGCACATCCGTGCCGCGGAAGACGCGGAGTTGATGGTCGTCGCCCCGGCCACGGCGAACACGATCGGCAAGATGGCCAACGGTCTGGCGGACGATCCACTGTCCACGCTCTACGCGGCGTTTGCAGGCGCGGTGATCGTCGCCCCGGCGATGAACGACCAGATGTGGGCCAACGACGCGGTGCAGGACAACCTGCGCAAACTGAAAATGCGCGGGATCGGCATGGTCGAACCGGAAGCGGGCGAACTCGCCTGCGGTGTCATCGGCCAGGGCAGGCTGGCGGAACCGGCGATGATTTTCGACGCCATCCAAAAACATCTGGCGCAGGCCGAGGACTGGACCGGACGCCGCCTGCTGGTGACCGCCGGACCGACGCGCGAACCCATCGATCCGGTGCGCTTCATCACCAATCATTCGTCGGGCAAGATGGGGTACGCCATCGCCGAAGCCGCCCGGAAACGCGGTGCTGTGGTGACCCTCATCAGCGGTCCGACGTCGCTGGATGCGCCCGCGGGGGTGGAGGTGATTCCCTGCCAGCGCGCTTCGGAGATGCGGGACCGCGTGCTGGAACGGTTTGGCGAGTGCGACGTGCTGGTGATGACGGCGGCGGTGGGCGACTTCGCCCCGGCGGACATTCACAAGGAAAAGATCAAAAAAAGCGGCGATCAGCCGTTGCTGCTGAACCTGCAACCGACCCCCGATATCTTAAAGGAAGTCGCGGCGCACAAAACGCACCAGACTGTGGTCGGCTTCGCCGCTGAAAGCGAGAACGTGGTGCAGAGCGCGCTCGGCAAACTGCAACGCAAACACCTCGACCTCATCGTGGCCAACGACATCAGCGCGCCGGGCATCGGCTTTCAATCCGATTTCAACCAGGTGCAACTGATTCGCGGCGCCGACGCCATTGAAGTGCTGCCGCGCCTCACCAAGCGCGAGGTCGCCGGCATCCTGCTCGACCGTATCCGCGACCTGATGCCGCCCGCTCGCGGTTCCGCCTGA
- a CDS encoding galactose-1-phosphate uridylyltransferase → MPELRKDPIVDRWVIIAQERGKRPADFPSPTVHTQAGFCPFCRGNESKTPSEILALRPEGSHANGPGWSLRVVPNKYPALTIEGGIDRVGEGLYDKMNAIGAHEVIIEGPCHEEALEELPERSMQETLWAFQQRIIDLKRDPRFRYILVFKNHGEAAGATLEHTHSQLVALPIVPELMLQELAGAKRHYTYKERCIYCDIIAQERGDGRRIVTENHDFIALCPYAPRFPFETWILPKYHQAHFENDSPDALAGAANILKDVLTKIRIACNQPPYNFVLHNGTVTDEHNTYFHWHLEIMPKLTKLAGFEEGTGFHINPVSPEEAAGILRSCTVQP, encoded by the coding sequence ATGCCCGAATTGAGAAAGGACCCCATCGTCGATCGATGGGTCATCATCGCCCAGGAACGCGGCAAGCGTCCCGCCGATTTTCCCAGCCCGACCGTCCACACGCAGGCCGGATTCTGCCCGTTCTGCCGCGGCAACGAAAGCAAAACACCGAGCGAGATCCTCGCCCTCAGGCCGGAGGGATCGCACGCCAACGGACCCGGCTGGTCGCTGCGCGTGGTGCCGAACAAATACCCGGCCTTGACCATCGAAGGCGGCATCGACCGCGTCGGCGAAGGCCTTTATGACAAGATGAACGCCATCGGCGCACACGAAGTCATCATCGAAGGTCCCTGCCATGAAGAGGCGCTGGAAGAGCTGCCGGAACGATCGATGCAGGAAACGTTGTGGGCGTTTCAGCAGCGCATCATCGATCTCAAGCGCGACCCGCGCTTCCGTTACATCCTTGTGTTCAAGAACCACGGCGAGGCGGCGGGCGCGACCCTCGAACACACGCACAGTCAACTGGTGGCGCTGCCCATCGTGCCCGAATTGATGCTGCAAGAACTGGCCGGCGCCAAACGTCATTACACCTACAAGGAACGCTGCATTTACTGCGACATCATCGCGCAGGAACGCGGCGACGGCCGCCGCATCGTCACCGAGAACCACGACTTCATCGCACTCTGCCCGTACGCGCCGCGCTTCCCGTTCGAAACCTGGATTCTGCCCAAATACCATCAGGCGCATTTCGAGAACGACTCGCCGGACGCACTGGCGGGTGCGGCCAACATCCTCAAAGACGTGCTGACCAAAATCCGCATCGCCTGCAACCAGCCGCCCTACAATTTCGTGCTGCACAATGGCACCGTCACCGACGAGCACAACACCTACTTCCACTGGCATCTGGAAATCATGCCGAAGCTGACCAAACTGGCCGGGTTTGAAGAAGGCACCGGGTTTCACATCAATCCCGTCAGCCCGGAAGAGGCCGCCGGGATTTTGAGATCCTGCACCGTGCAGCCGTGA
- the glgA gene encoding glycogen synthase GlgA: MASPLKILSVASEAHPFAKTGGLGDVCGALPWAHHRLGHDVRCVLPYYASIAATDAPIKSAGAMLSIPIGIANPQATVHVSRIQGKVPLYLIGNGFYFGRKGYYGEGGIDYPDNASRFAFFCRAALEWCKAIGFQPDLIHCHDWQAGLVAAYLKLVYHNDPFFQSTRTLFTIHNLGYQGNFDAAALQLTHLPASAFHTQGLEFFGQFSFLKAGLVYSDLLTTVSKRYRQEILLPANGFRMDGILNARKDNLFGVLNGVDYDEWNPAGDPWIAAPYSKSSLKGKAACREALLADLKLKLPPKQPLVCMVTRLSWQKGIDLVQDGFGRILAEKLGLAVLGVGDPTYESFFTEQARRYGDRFACRLEFDEGRAHQFIAGSDILLMPSVYEPCGLAQMYALRYGTVPVVRSVGGLADTVKNFNPETGRGTGFNFRPFALKYLLQSLRNASGMFQHRTRWRRLMHNGMSQNLSWERAAKEYIRLYRKALRET; encoded by the coding sequence ATGGCGTCTCCCCTGAAAATCCTGTCCGTCGCCTCGGAAGCGCATCCTTTCGCCAAAACCGGCGGGCTGGGCGATGTCTGCGGCGCGCTGCCCTGGGCGCACCACAGGCTGGGCCACGACGTGCGTTGCGTGCTGCCGTATTACGCTTCCATCGCCGCCACCGATGCCCCCATCAAAAGCGCCGGTGCGATGCTGTCCATTCCCATCGGCATCGCCAACCCGCAGGCCACAGTGCACGTCAGCCGCATTCAAGGCAAGGTGCCGCTTTATCTGATCGGCAACGGCTTTTATTTCGGGCGCAAGGGCTATTACGGCGAGGGCGGCATCGATTATCCAGACAACGCGTCGCGTTTCGCCTTCTTCTGCCGCGCCGCCCTGGAGTGGTGCAAGGCCATCGGCTTTCAACCGGACCTCATTCATTGCCACGACTGGCAGGCGGGGCTGGTCGCCGCCTACCTGAAGCTGGTTTATCACAACGACCCGTTTTTCCAATCCACGCGCACCCTGTTCACCATCCACAATCTCGGTTACCAGGGCAATTTCGACGCCGCCGCATTGCAACTCACGCACCTGCCCGCCAGCGCCTTCCACACGCAGGGACTCGAGTTTTTCGGCCAGTTCAGTTTCCTGAAAGCAGGCCTCGTCTATTCCGATCTGTTGACCACGGTGAGCAAACGCTACCGGCAGGAAATCCTGCTGCCCGCAAACGGGTTCCGCATGGACGGCATCCTCAACGCCCGCAAGGACAACTTGTTCGGCGTGCTGAACGGCGTCGATTACGACGAGTGGAACCCGGCCGGCGATCCGTGGATTGCCGCGCCCTACAGCAAATCCAGCCTGAAAGGCAAAGCCGCCTGCCGGGAGGCCCTGCTGGCCGACCTGAAACTGAAACTGCCGCCCAAACAACCACTCGTCTGCATGGTGACGCGCCTGTCCTGGCAGAAAGGCATCGACCTCGTGCAGGACGGATTCGGGCGCATCCTCGCCGAAAAACTGGGACTGGCGGTGCTGGGCGTCGGCGACCCCACCTACGAATCGTTTTTCACCGAGCAGGCGAGGCGGTACGGGGATCGCTTTGCCTGCCGGTTGGAGTTCGACGAAGGCCGCGCTCACCAGTTCATCGCCGGCAGTGACATCCTGCTCATGCCGTCGGTGTACGAGCCCTGCGGGTTGGCGCAGATGTACGCGCTGCGTTACGGCACGGTACCCGTGGTGCGGTCGGTGGGGGGACTGGCCGACACCGTGAAAAACTTCAATCCCGAAACCGGACGCGGAACCGGTTTCAATTTCCGGCCCTTTGCATTAAAATACCTGCTGCAATCCCTCCGCAACGCGTCCGGCATGTTTCAGCACCGCACACGCTGGCGACGGTTGATGCACAATGGCATGTCGCAGAACCTGAGCTGGGAACGCGCGGCCAAGGAATACATCCGTCTGTACCGGAAAGCACTCCGAGAAACCTGA
- a CDS encoding GAF domain-containing protein: MVEDSIVGLEVLREIARISTSPLNLDQILAQTIAVIKNKMRVDACSIYLVEQGYWEELRLKLKASSGLPSTEAARIYLEPGRGVTGWVAQNKTTLALSEAMQDPRFVYFPEIEEEKFPSMLSVPLLDHDQCIGVINVHTLDRRQFTAMETSILETISAQITGCIRNALEFQKSQSLLREQTLLYTINTNVQATPKLDHRIWILMTGITFGGAGGFNRAILFLLDEKHGELSGHMGLGPDSPGEAGRIWSELARDGEFTLNRLLENPEWERFRDTRFNQFARSLKIPLQPGHVLADTALQKKPCIIQDAFQDPAVPRQFVNALGTPTFATVPLMPHQEVLGVLLVDNLYNSAPITEANLQLAGRLATHLGWVIENSRLVNKLLESNRELLSTKEQLIQSEKLAALGELSAEVAHEIKNPLVSVGGFARRLRDHIGDLQKKDTGSPPPASDLRGLFRYANIIVNETERLERLLQDILLFSKAEELEVEACPINELVKEVLDFFEVGIEEKDIRVDKNLMEKDCELYLDKKKIKQVIMNLLFNAIESMPQQGRLNVSTYRSPLKGSVNTEKEAFTLCIEDTGGGIPQELFENIFNPFFTTKESGTGLGLSISRRIIEGHGGTLYINNNVNKGVTVYVYLPLQNIGNYNKT; the protein is encoded by the coding sequence ATGGTGGAAGACAGCATCGTGGGGTTGGAAGTCCTTCGGGAAATCGCGCGCATTTCCACCTCCCCGCTCAACCTCGACCAGATCCTCGCCCAGACCATAGCCGTCATCAAAAACAAGATGCGCGTCGATGCCTGCTCCATCTACCTTGTTGAGCAGGGGTACTGGGAAGAACTGCGGCTGAAGCTGAAGGCCTCCAGCGGCCTGCCGTCCACCGAGGCGGCGCGCATTTACCTGGAGCCGGGACGCGGCGTCACCGGCTGGGTGGCGCAGAACAAGACCACGCTGGCGCTCAGCGAAGCCATGCAGGACCCGCGTTTCGTGTACTTTCCGGAAATCGAGGAGGAAAAATTTCCGTCCATGCTGTCGGTGCCGCTGCTGGATCACGACCAGTGTATCGGCGTCATCAACGTGCACACGCTGGACCGCCGCCAGTTTACGGCAATGGAAACTTCCATCCTCGAAACCATCTCGGCACAAATCACCGGCTGCATCCGCAACGCCCTCGAATTTCAGAAAAGCCAGTCCCTGCTGCGCGAACAAACGTTGTTGTACACCATCAACACCAACGTGCAGGCCACGCCCAAACTCGATCACCGCATATGGATTTTGATGACCGGCATCACCTTCGGCGGCGCCGGCGGCTTCAACCGGGCCATCCTGTTCCTGCTGGATGAAAAACACGGCGAGCTTTCCGGCCACATGGGGCTGGGGCCGGACTCCCCCGGGGAGGCGGGCCGTATCTGGAGCGAGTTGGCGCGGGATGGAGAGTTCACCCTCAATCGCCTGCTCGAAAACCCGGAGTGGGAACGGTTCCGCGACACCCGCTTCAATCAATTTGCGCGCTCCCTGAAAATCCCGCTGCAACCCGGCCACGTGCTGGCCGACACGGCACTGCAGAAAAAACCGTGCATCATTCAGGACGCGTTCCAGGACCCCGCCGTCCCGAGGCAGTTCGTGAACGCCTTGGGCACCCCCACCTTCGCCACGGTGCCCTTGATGCCGCATCAGGAAGTGCTGGGGGTGTTGCTGGTGGACAACCTGTACAACAGCGCACCCATCACCGAGGCCAACCTGCAACTGGCGGGACGCCTGGCCACGCACCTGGGCTGGGTCATCGAAAACTCGCGGCTGGTCAACAAACTGCTGGAGTCGAACCGCGAATTGCTGAGTACCAAGGAACAGCTGATCCAGTCCGAAAAACTGGCGGCGCTGGGCGAACTGTCGGCGGAAGTGGCGCACGAAATCAAAAACCCGCTCGTCTCGGTCGGCGGTTTCGCCCGGCGGCTGCGCGACCACATCGGCGATCTGCAGAAAAAAGACACCGGTTCGCCGCCGCCGGCGTCCGACCTCAGAGGCCTGTTCCGCTACGCCAACATCATCGTCAACGAAACCGAACGGCTGGAGCGGCTGCTGCAGGACATCCTGCTCTTCTCCAAAGCCGAGGAACTGGAAGTGGAGGCCTGCCCCATCAACGAACTGGTCAAGGAAGTGCTCGATTTTTTTGAAGTCGGCATCGAAGAAAAAGACATCCGGGTGGATAAAAACCTGATGGAGAAAGACTGCGAACTCTACCTCGACAAGAAAAAAATAAAACAGGTCATCATGAACCTGTTGTTCAACGCCATCGAATCCATGCCCCAACAGGGGCGGCTGAACGTTTCCACTTACCGCAGTCCTTTGAAAGGTTCCGTCAACACGGAGAAGGAAGCGTTCACCCTGTGCATCGAAGACACCGGCGGCGGCATCCCGCAGGAGTTGTTCGAAAATATCTTCAATCCCTTTTTCACCACCAAGGAATCGGGCACCGGACTGGGCCTTTCCATTTCACGACGCATCATCGAAGGCCACGGCGGCACCTTGTATATCAACAACAATGTCAACAAGGGGGTTACCGTTTACGTGTATTTACCGTTGCAAAACATCGGCAATTATAATAAAACCTGA
- a CDS encoding response regulator — protein sequence MSRKKILVVDDEDNIRLLYKEELQDEGYDVDCARNADEALQKIEGNLPDLITLDIKMPGMNGIDFLRLLKDQNRNIPVILCSAYGTYKQDFQVWASEAYVVKSADMRELKLTIKEVLSYGS from the coding sequence ATGTCCAGAAAAAAAATTCTCGTCGTCGATGACGAAGACAACATCCGGCTTCTTTACAAGGAAGAGTTGCAGGATGAAGGGTACGACGTGGATTGCGCCCGCAATGCGGATGAGGCTCTGCAAAAAATCGAGGGCAACCTGCCCGACCTCATCACGCTGGACATCAAGATGCCCGGCATGAACGGCATCGATTTTTTACGCCTGCTCAAGGACCAGAACCGCAACATTCCCGTCATCCTGTGTTCGGCCTATGGCACCTACAAGCAGGATTTTCAGGTGTGGGCGTCGGAGGCTTATGTGGTCAAGTCGGCCGACATGCGCGAACTCAAGTTGACCATCAAGGAAGTGCTCAGTTACGGCTCGTAG
- a CDS encoding deoxynucleoside kinase produces MNEPRFIAIEGGIGAGKTTLARRLAQEFDAKLVLEVDEENPFIDKFYQDRDAYAFQTQVFFLLNRFNQYRELAQRDLFSSVVVTDYLFQRDQIFAQLNLKDHEYPLYQQIYNLVRIKIPKPDLVIFLQADTDTLFSRVEKRGREYEQLIDFEYLDAVNRAFNNFFFYYSETPLLVVNTNKIDIVDKKIDLKELINKINHHKIGREYYNPLGS; encoded by the coding sequence ATGAACGAACCCAGGTTCATCGCAATCGAAGGCGGCATCGGCGCAGGCAAGACCACGCTCGCCCGCAGGCTGGCGCAGGAATTCGACGCCAAACTGGTGCTTGAGGTGGACGAGGAAAACCCCTTCATCGACAAGTTTTACCAGGACCGCGACGCCTACGCCTTCCAGACCCAGGTTTTTTTTTTACTGAACCGGTTCAATCAATACCGGGAGCTGGCCCAGCGCGACCTGTTCAGCAGCGTCGTCGTCACCGACTACCTGTTCCAGCGCGATCAGATCTTCGCCCAGCTCAACCTGAAGGATCACGAGTATCCCCTCTATCAGCAGATCTACAATCTCGTTCGCATCAAAATCCCGAAGCCGGACCTGGTGATCTTCCTGCAGGCCGACACCGACACGCTGTTCAGCCGTGTCGAGAAACGCGGCCGCGAGTACGAGCAACTCATTGACTTCGAATACCTCGACGCCGTCAACCGGGCGTTCAACAACTTTTTCTTTTATTACAGCGAGACGCCGCTGCTGGTGGTGAACACCAACAAGATCGACATCGTGGACAAAAAAATCGATTTGAAAGAGTTGATTAACAAGATCAATCATCATAAAATAGGTCGAGAATATTACAATCCGCTTGGATCCTGA
- the panB gene encoding 3-methyl-2-oxobutanoate hydroxymethyltransferase, with translation MNAQRMTLPALLERKKNGRKITALTAYDYSMARLLDDLELDLVLVGDSVGMVSLGYDTTLPVTMDEMIHHTRAVRRGIGRALVVGDMPFMSYHVSDEETLRNAGRFIQEGGAEAVKMEGGTKLAGRIRTVVDAGISVMGHIGLTPQSIHQFGGYRVQGKNYYDARQIKKDALALQKAGVFAIVLEAIPAELAAEITSELDIPTIGIGAGKECDGQILVLNDLLGLNQEFTPKFVKRYAELGEAVQNAVQHYLDEVRSSAFPGAEHAYDLKRKPLREAGNQGSS, from the coding sequence ATGAACGCGCAACGCATGACTTTGCCCGCTCTTCTGGAGCGCAAAAAGAACGGACGCAAAATCACCGCCCTCACCGCCTACGACTACTCGATGGCGCGTCTTCTGGACGACCTCGAACTCGATCTGGTGCTGGTGGGCGACTCCGTCGGCATGGTGTCGCTCGGTTACGACACCACCCTGCCGGTAACCATGGACGAGATGATCCACCATACACGCGCCGTGCGCCGTGGTATTGGCCGCGCCCTCGTGGTCGGTGACATGCCGTTCATGTCGTATCACGTCTCGGACGAAGAAACGTTGCGCAATGCGGGCCGTTTCATTCAGGAAGGTGGCGCCGAAGCGGTGAAGATGGAGGGCGGCACGAAGCTCGCCGGACGCATCCGCACGGTGGTCGATGCGGGCATCTCGGTGATGGGACACATCGGCCTGACGCCGCAGTCGATCCACCAGTTCGGCGGCTATCGCGTGCAGGGCAAGAATTATTACGACGCCCGCCAGATCAAAAAAGACGCGCTGGCCCTGCAAAAAGCCGGGGTCTTCGCCATTGTTCTGGAAGCCATTCCGGCGGAACTGGCGGCGGAAATCACCTCCGAACTCGATATCCCCACCATCGGCATCGGCGCGGGCAAGGAGTGCGACGGACAGATTCTGGTGCTGAACGACCTGTTGGGCCTCAATCAGGAGTTCACGCCCAAGTTCGTCAAACGCTACGCCGAGCTGGGAGAGGCCGTGCAGAATGCGGTCCAGCACTATCTGGACGAGGTTCGCAGCAGCGCCTTCCCCGGCGCGGAGCATGCTTACGATTTGAAACGCAAACCGCTCAGGGAGGCAGGCAACCAGGGTTCTTCCTGA
- the panC gene encoding pantoate--beta-alanine ligase, with translation MEILRSIPEMKAWSRQVRQAGRTLGFVPTMGALHDGHLSLVKRSRADCDRTVVSIFVNPKQFGPGEDLDTYPANWDADRNLLEPLGVDAVFLPTRGDMYPHGFQTTVTVEDLTGHLCGESRPGFFEGVTTVVLKLFLIVQPDTAYFGEKDRQQLQVIRRMVEDLNVNVSVVGLPIVRDADGLAKSSRNQYLNPAQREIALSLSRALEQARQRIEAGETDAARLRREIEEKFALHAETRIDYVSVCNADTFEELDVIQDNVLVALAVFVGKARLIDNCLIERVPCKEPC, from the coding sequence ATGGAGATCCTTCGCAGCATTCCAGAGATGAAAGCCTGGTCGCGCCAGGTCCGCCAGGCGGGCCGGACTCTGGGCTTCGTGCCCACCATGGGAGCCCTGCACGACGGTCACCTGAGCCTGGTGAAACGGTCGCGGGCCGATTGCGACCGCACGGTGGTCAGCATCTTCGTCAACCCGAAGCAGTTCGGCCCCGGCGAGGACCTCGACACGTACCCTGCGAACTGGGACGCCGACCGCAACCTGCTGGAGCCTTTGGGAGTGGATGCGGTGTTTCTGCCGACACGCGGCGACATGTATCCGCACGGATTCCAGACGACGGTGACCGTGGAAGACCTCACCGGCCATCTCTGCGGCGAAAGCCGTCCCGGATTCTTCGAGGGGGTGACCACGGTGGTGTTGAAACTGTTCCTCATCGTGCAACCCGACACCGCCTATTTCGGCGAAAAGGACCGCCAGCAGTTGCAGGTGATCCGCCGCATGGTGGAAGACCTGAATGTGAACGTGTCGGTGGTGGGCCTGCCCATCGTGCGCGATGCCGACGGGCTGGCCAAAAGTTCGCGCAATCAGTACCTGAACCCGGCCCAACGCGAAATCGCGCTGTCCTTAAGCCGGGCGCTGGAGCAGGCCCGGCAACGCATCGAGGCGGGAGAAACCGACGCCGCCCGCCTGCGCCGGGAAATTGAGGAAAAGTTCGCCTTGCACGCGGAAACGCGCATCGATTACGTTTCGGTTTGCAATGCGGACACGTTTGAAGAGTTGGATGTCATTCAGGACAATGTGCTGGTGGCCCTGGCGGTGTTTGTCGGGAAAGCCAGATTGATCGATAACTGCTTGATTGAGAGAGTGCCATGCAAAGAACCATGCTGA
- the panD gene encoding aspartate 1-decarboxylase — MQRTMLTAKLHRATVTDRDIEYEGSIEIDEVLMEEVDILPYEQVHIYDINNGNRFLTYVIPGPRNSGRISVNGAAARMVERNDRIIIAAYGMMSVNKSNDYKPKTLLLNESNQIVERQGALAFSEKAFS; from the coding sequence ATGCAAAGAACCATGCTGACCGCCAAGCTGCACCGCGCCACGGTCACCGATCGCGATATCGAATACGAAGGCAGCATTGAAATCGATGAGGTGCTGATGGAGGAAGTGGACATCCTGCCTTACGAGCAGGTGCACATTTACGACATCAACAACGGCAACCGGTTTCTCACCTATGTCATCCCCGGACCGCGCAATTCGGGCCGCATTTCCGTCAACGGCGCGGCAGCGCGGATGGTGGAGAGAAATGATCGCATTATAATTGCGGCTTATGGTATGATGAGTGTAAATAAAAGTAATGATTACAAACCCAAAACCCTGCTGCTGAACGAGTCCAACCAAATCGTTGAAAGACAGGGGGCTTTGGCCTTTTCCGAAAAAGCTTTTTCATGA